A stretch of Kyrpidia spormannii DNA encodes these proteins:
- a CDS encoding PaaI family thioesterase, with translation MNLGLDTRNTILEVLGIEIVEVGEERVIATMPVTGATKQPAGILHGGASVVLAETVATVGTWNLIDKESQQPVGLEINANHIRSKSNGVVTATGVPLHRGRSTMVWDIKITDEDGKLICVSRCTIAILNKK, from the coding sequence GTGAACTTGGGATTGGACACACGAAATACGATCTTGGAAGTCCTGGGGATTGAAATTGTGGAGGTGGGCGAGGAACGGGTGATTGCCACGATGCCCGTCACGGGGGCCACTAAGCAGCCCGCCGGCATTTTGCACGGGGGTGCTTCAGTGGTGCTGGCGGAGACCGTGGCGACTGTCGGGACATGGAACCTGATCGACAAGGAAAGTCAGCAGCCGGTAGGCCTGGAGATCAACGCCAATCACATACGCAGCAAATCGAACGGCGTGGTGACGGCCACAGGTGTCCCGCTGCACCGCGGCCGATCGACCATGGTCTGGGATATCAAGATTACCGACGAAGATGGCAAGTTGATCTGTGTGTCACGATGCACGATAGCCATCCTGAATAAAAAATAG
- a CDS encoding VOC family protein encodes MIRVRFVSIPVSDQDRALKFYTEKLGFQVVTDQPFGNGQRWIELQPPGADTLVVLFTPPGHEHLIGKFQNVAFTCDDVEGTYRDLASRGVEFVQPARRAEWGGVEAIFKDPDGNTFVLAAPARE; translated from the coding sequence ATGATTCGGGTCCGGTTCGTTTCCATCCCAGTGTCGGATCAAGACCGGGCGCTGAAGTTCTACACGGAGAAATTGGGGTTCCAGGTTGTTACGGATCAGCCCTTCGGCAACGGACAACGGTGGATTGAACTGCAGCCGCCAGGGGCAGACACGCTTGTGGTGCTGTTCACGCCGCCCGGTCATGAACATCTCATCGGTAAGTTCCAGAACGTGGCATTCACGTGTGACGACGTGGAAGGGACGTACCGGGATCTGGCGAGCAGAGGTGTTGAGTTTGTCCAACCCGCCCGCCGTGCGGAGTGGGGCGGTGTCGAAGCTATCTTCAAGGATCCAGACGGAAATACATTTGTCTTGGCGGCGCCCGCCAGGGAGTAA
- a CDS encoding branched-chain amino acid transaminase produces MSQSSAQGPSPKQEISGGYCFFKGEIVPLADANVNITTHALNYGTGCFEGIRAYWNPDQGQLYMLKGLEHFQRLHRSCRILKIECPYSAEELVDITVRVLQKNGYREDVYIRPLAFKASQVIKVTLSGLRDEIAIFTVPMGDYVKTEGLSVVVSNWLRVADNIIPSRAKVTGAYINPALASDAATADGYDEAIMLSADGQVSEASSANLFVVRGGTLVTTPVTADILEGVTRRAVITLAQDLGIPYEIRNIDRTELYVADEMFLAGTGAQIAAITSVDRRPVGDGGVGPITRRLQQVYFRAVRGYEEAYRDWLTPVYG; encoded by the coding sequence ATGTCCCAGTCTTCGGCCCAAGGTCCGTCGCCGAAACAGGAGATCAGCGGAGGATATTGTTTCTTTAAAGGTGAGATTGTTCCTTTAGCTGATGCGAATGTCAACATCACCACCCATGCACTCAATTACGGCACCGGCTGTTTCGAGGGGATCCGGGCCTATTGGAATCCTGACCAAGGACAGCTTTACATGCTGAAAGGTCTGGAGCACTTCCAGCGACTGCATCGTTCCTGCCGGATTCTCAAGATCGAGTGCCCGTACAGCGCCGAGGAACTGGTGGATATCACGGTGCGCGTTTTGCAGAAGAACGGTTACCGCGAGGATGTGTATATCCGTCCGCTGGCATTTAAGGCTTCTCAGGTCATCAAAGTGACGTTATCCGGTCTCCGGGACGAGATCGCCATCTTCACGGTCCCCATGGGGGACTACGTCAAAACCGAAGGGTTATCGGTGGTCGTCTCCAACTGGCTCCGGGTGGCGGATAACATCATTCCTTCCCGGGCCAAGGTTACCGGGGCCTACATCAACCCGGCCTTGGCCAGTGATGCCGCCACGGCAGACGGGTATGATGAAGCGATTATGCTCTCCGCCGATGGTCAGGTGTCCGAAGCGAGTTCGGCCAACCTGTTTGTGGTTCGGGGCGGGACTCTGGTGACGACTCCGGTCACCGCCGATATTCTCGAAGGGGTCACCCGGCGGGCGGTCATCACTCTGGCCCAGGATCTCGGTATCCCCTATGAGATTCGCAATATTGATCGCACAGAACTTTACGTCGCGGACGAGATGTTCCTGGCTGGAACCGGGGCCCAGATCGCGGCCATCACGTCGGTGGACCGGCGGCCAGTGGGCGACGGCGGAGTTGGCCCCATAACCCGGCGGTTGCAGCAAGTCTATTTTCGAGCTGTGCGGGGGTACGAAGAGGCGTATCGGGATTGGCTGACGCCGGTTTACGGTTGA
- a CDS encoding spore germination protein: MSKSIDEMYGRLAEVWGHCDDVRFRWVQVGNRRGFVVWIYALIGKELAQEGLLEPLATWDGPDVSFDDLEQALQTVSLKTVKTMEEINTAIGNGQAVLCMDGFDQALAMDVMDFQGRAVEKAIVESVVRGPQEGFTESLETNLGLIRRRLKSPRVKVEYMTLGRVSKTTVALVYIQGIVKPGFVEECRERLQRIDVDSILDSEYIEELIDDAPVSPFPTIEYTERPDRLAAEALQGRVGIIVDGSPNALLVPAIFVNFLQSPEDYFERYTMAAAVRLLRHLFFWMALLLPATYVALLSYHQEMIPTTLLMTLMSTHEQIPFPSVVEALIMEITFEALREAGLRLPKAVGQSVSIVGALVIGEATVNAGIVTPAMVIIVALTGIASFTIPSYNIAITLRILRFPVLILAGVLGLYGIIIAVLLLWTHLVSLRSFGVPYLSPIAPFMWPDIKDVFTRPPWWQMRQRPKTMEPVDSTRSADIPKPLPGQAERDPL, from the coding sequence TTGTCCAAAAGCATTGACGAGATGTACGGTCGACTGGCCGAAGTGTGGGGGCACTGTGACGACGTCCGGTTTCGCTGGGTTCAGGTCGGGAACCGCAGGGGTTTTGTCGTGTGGATTTACGCCCTGATCGGCAAGGAATTGGCCCAGGAGGGGCTTCTTGAACCACTTGCCACCTGGGATGGACCCGACGTGTCCTTCGATGACCTCGAACAAGCTCTGCAAACGGTGTCACTGAAGACTGTGAAGACCATGGAAGAAATCAATACGGCAATTGGGAACGGCCAGGCGGTTCTCTGCATGGATGGCTTTGACCAAGCCTTGGCCATGGACGTGATGGACTTTCAGGGCCGGGCCGTGGAGAAGGCAATCGTGGAGTCGGTGGTGCGAGGGCCTCAAGAAGGATTTACGGAGAGCTTGGAAACCAATCTCGGGCTCATTCGCCGCCGGCTCAAGAGTCCCCGGGTAAAAGTGGAATACATGACGCTGGGAAGAGTCTCCAAGACAACGGTCGCCCTCGTTTACATTCAGGGTATCGTGAAACCGGGGTTTGTGGAAGAATGTCGGGAACGCCTACAGCGGATCGATGTCGATTCCATCCTCGATTCTGAGTACATCGAGGAACTGATCGATGACGCCCCTGTTTCCCCCTTCCCCACAATTGAGTACACGGAACGGCCGGATCGCCTGGCTGCCGAGGCTCTCCAGGGGCGCGTGGGAATCATTGTCGACGGCAGCCCGAATGCGCTTTTGGTGCCGGCCATTTTCGTCAATTTTCTACAGTCTCCGGAAGACTATTTTGAACGATATACGATGGCCGCGGCGGTTCGATTACTCCGACACCTTTTCTTTTGGATGGCCCTCCTGCTGCCGGCCACTTACGTGGCCTTGTTGTCCTACCATCAGGAGATGATTCCGACAACCCTCTTGATGACTCTGATGTCGACCCACGAACAAATTCCTTTCCCGTCGGTGGTGGAGGCCCTGATCATGGAGATCACCTTCGAGGCCCTGAGGGAGGCGGGGCTTCGCCTGCCGAAAGCTGTGGGTCAATCGGTGAGTATCGTCGGGGCTTTGGTGATTGGGGAGGCGACCGTGAACGCAGGCATTGTGACGCCGGCCATGGTGATCATTGTGGCCTTGACCGGTATTGCGTCTTTCACCATTCCAAGCTACAACATTGCCATTACCTTGCGAATCTTGCGTTTCCCCGTCTTGATCCTCGCGGGGGTGTTGGGTTTATACGGGATCATTATCGCAGTGTTGCTCTTGTGGACTCACCTGGTTTCCCTGCGTTCCTTTGGGGTTCCGTACCTGTCGCCGATTGCGCCCTTTATGTGGCCCGACATCAAAGATGTATTTACCAGACCACCGTGGTGGCAGATGCGCCAGCGCCCTAAAACCATGGAGCCCGTCGATTCCACCAGGAGCGCGGATATACCGAAGCCCCTGCCGGGTCAGGCGGAACGGGATCCGCTATAA
- a CDS encoding cytochrome P450, whose translation MNGQVPHAKGLDNSLELMQDGYLFIKKRVDQYQCDLFEARLLGQKVICMSGEEAAKVFYDPERFQRNGALPKRVQKTLFGVNAIQTMDGEAHIHRKLLFMSLMTPPNQKRLAEFAMEQWQASIPKWEGGGKIVLFEEANDVLCRIACHWAGIPLKESEVKERAGDFSAMVDAFGAIGPRHWKGRRARAKAEKWMREVIEEVRSGKLKVKEDSALHAMAFHSDLNGNQLDTQMAAVELINVLRPIVAIATFITFSALALHEHPECKEKIRSGDENYLEMFVEEVRRYYPFAPFLGARVRKDFIWNHCEFKTGMLVLLDIYGTNHDSRIWENPNEFRPERFKEWKSSLFDFIPQGGGDPAEGHRCPGEGITVEIMKATLDFLVNKIQFQVPAQDLSYSLAKMPTLPKSGFIMSHIMRK comes from the coding sequence ATGAACGGACAAGTCCCTCATGCTAAAGGTCTCGATAACAGTCTCGAACTGATGCAGGATGGTTATCTGTTTATCAAAAAAAGGGTTGACCAGTATCAATGCGATCTATTTGAAGCACGCTTACTGGGACAGAAGGTGATTTGCATGAGTGGGGAAGAAGCGGCAAAAGTGTTTTACGATCCAGAACGGTTCCAACGAAATGGTGCTTTACCCAAACGGGTGCAAAAAACATTGTTCGGTGTGAATGCAATCCAAACTATGGACGGTGAAGCGCATATTCACCGCAAGCTTCTTTTTATGTCATTGATGACTCCGCCCAATCAAAAACGGCTAGCCGAGTTTGCCATGGAACAGTGGCAAGCTTCTATTCCCAAATGGGAAGGTGGCGGGAAGATTGTACTTTTTGAGGAAGCAAATGATGTTTTATGCCGGATAGCATGCCATTGGGCTGGAATTCCACTCAAAGAATCAGAAGTAAAAGAGCGGGCGGGCGACTTCAGTGCAATGGTTGATGCTTTTGGAGCGATTGGACCACGGCATTGGAAAGGAAGGAGAGCAAGAGCCAAAGCTGAAAAGTGGATGAGAGAGGTCATAGAAGAAGTCCGATCTGGGAAGCTGAAGGTTAAGGAAGATTCAGCACTTCATGCGATGGCTTTTCACAGTGATCTCAATGGTAACCAACTGGATACCCAAATGGCTGCGGTAGAACTCATCAACGTGTTGCGGCCGATTGTCGCTATTGCAACGTTCATCACCTTCTCGGCCTTGGCGTTGCATGAGCATCCAGAATGTAAAGAAAAGATACGCTCAGGTGACGAGAATTATCTTGAAATGTTCGTAGAGGAAGTTCGGCGTTACTACCCATTCGCCCCTTTTCTGGGTGCCAGGGTGCGAAAGGATTTTATTTGGAATCACTGCGAATTCAAAACAGGAATGCTCGTACTGCTCGATATATACGGTACGAACCATGATTCCCGGATCTGGGAGAATCCAAATGAATTTCGGCCAGAGCGATTTAAGGAATGGAAGAGCAGCTTATTTGATTTCATTCCCCAAGGTGGAGGTGATCCTGCTGAGGGGCACCGCTGTCCGGGCGAGGGTATCACCGTTGAAATTATGAAAGCGACCCTGGATTTCCTTGTCAATAAGATTCAGTTTCAAGTTCCGGCTCAGGATTTGAGTTATAGTCTAGCCAAAATGCCAACATTGCCCAAAAGCGGATTTATAATGAGTCATATTATGCGAAAATAA
- a CDS encoding SDR family NAD(P)-dependent oxidoreductase, whose translation MPFEGKVAIVTGAGRGIGRAVARAYANAGARVVLSDLDPAGCEETAQGWPAGAFYIQICDVRRPEDTVALAEAAHQRFGRIDFLVNNAGIGIWKSPFDLSVEEWEDVLATNLRGAFLCSREAARVMRETGGGAIVNIASTRALMSEPGSEAYAASKGGIVALTHALAISLGPDRIRVNCISPGWIETGDYNALRPVDHQQHPCGRVGRPEDIARACLYLTDPDNDFVTGVNLVIDGGMTRKMIYVD comes from the coding sequence ATGCCATTTGAAGGGAAAGTCGCGATCGTTACCGGCGCCGGGCGGGGCATCGGCCGGGCCGTTGCCCGGGCTTACGCCAATGCCGGAGCCCGGGTGGTCTTATCCGATCTTGATCCCGCGGGATGCGAGGAGACCGCTCAAGGCTGGCCCGCCGGCGCATTTTACATTCAGATCTGCGACGTGCGCCGGCCCGAGGACACGGTGGCCTTGGCCGAGGCGGCTCATCAGCGGTTCGGGAGGATCGACTTTTTGGTGAACAACGCCGGTATCGGCATTTGGAAGTCACCTTTCGATCTGTCTGTGGAAGAGTGGGAAGACGTGCTGGCCACAAACCTGCGGGGCGCCTTTCTCTGCAGCCGGGAGGCGGCGCGGGTTATGCGGGAAACAGGAGGCGGGGCCATCGTCAACATCGCCTCGACCCGGGCGCTCATGTCCGAGCCGGGCAGCGAGGCTTATGCGGCATCCAAAGGCGGCATCGTCGCCCTCACCCACGCCTTGGCGATCTCTTTGGGGCCGGACCGGATTCGGGTCAACTGTATCAGTCCCGGATGGATCGAGACGGGAGATTACAATGCCCTTCGCCCCGTGGATCACCAGCAGCATCCCTGCGGCAGGGTCGGCCGCCCTGAAGACATCGCCCGGGCTTGTCTTTATTTGACCGACCCGGACAACGATTTTGTCACCGGGGTGAACCTGGTGATCGACGGCGGCATGACCCGGAAGATGATTTATGTGGACTAA
- a CDS encoding type I glutamate--ammonia ligase, producing the protein MSDVFKHFGQLTHARALCALANPSINSYRRLRPYTFAPSHITWGFENRMCLIRAPHARGQGTHLENRLPGADHNPHLMIAAMCAAGVDGIRNRTPCRIRW; encoded by the coding sequence ATGAGCGATGTGTTCAAGCATTTTGGACAGCTCACCCACGCCCGGGCCCTGTGTGCCTTGGCCAACCCCTCCATCAACTCGTATCGTCGGTTGCGCCCTTATACGTTTGCTCCCAGTCACATCACGTGGGGGTTTGAGAACCGCATGTGCTTGATCCGGGCGCCGCACGCCCGGGGGCAAGGGACGCACCTTGAGAATCGCCTCCCGGGGGCGGATCACAACCCGCACCTCATGATCGCGGCTATGTGCGCGGCGGGCGTTGACGGGATTCGAAACCGAACCCCCTGCCGGATCCGGTGGTGA
- a CDS encoding GerAB/ArcD/ProY family transporter has protein sequence MHPQLSRVQFVFLSTWLILGTGILTMPFAIGQFVVHDAWIAALLFAFGGVVVTGVIALFRRMFPGQSLVEGYHMAFGPIVGRVASLWFLYMTFLTECFVLREVSLFLNITVLPATPNYVVTAVFMIPVAYAVYLGAEVVGRVGEIITPLGIGITLILFLLSVQHANPSHLHPVLADGWKPILQAGVVLWVYAWEFLFVLQLREEVQQQRLVKDLLITILIITLAGVVAELTITMILGPSVTYSIYPILEVVRTIRIGDFLERLDTFYVMGVITTIFVKLSLIHYIFTTGLSHWFGLRHYRPTVWSGAAVVWTGSLFLIHNSVSLMNFILYTAWGYFTFTAMVIPLLAVVVQWWRQRRGLHQQ, from the coding sequence ATGCACCCACAACTGTCCCGCGTTCAGTTCGTGTTTTTGAGCACATGGCTCATTCTGGGTACCGGCATTCTTACGATGCCCTTCGCGATCGGACAATTCGTCGTCCACGACGCCTGGATCGCCGCCCTTCTCTTCGCATTTGGAGGCGTGGTCGTCACCGGGGTGATCGCTTTGTTTCGCAGGATGTTCCCCGGTCAATCACTGGTCGAGGGCTACCACATGGCGTTTGGTCCTATAGTCGGACGGGTGGCAAGCCTCTGGTTTCTGTACATGACGTTTCTTACCGAGTGCTTCGTCCTTCGTGAAGTCAGTCTGTTTTTGAATATCACTGTCCTTCCGGCGACGCCAAATTATGTGGTCACAGCGGTTTTCATGATTCCCGTTGCTTACGCAGTATACCTGGGTGCGGAAGTTGTCGGGAGAGTGGGAGAAATCATTACTCCGCTCGGTATCGGCATTACGCTGATCCTGTTTTTGTTGTCCGTGCAACATGCTAACCCGTCTCATCTTCACCCCGTTCTGGCGGACGGCTGGAAACCGATTTTGCAAGCAGGGGTCGTGTTGTGGGTGTATGCCTGGGAATTTCTTTTTGTCCTGCAACTACGGGAGGAGGTCCAACAACAACGGCTCGTGAAAGACCTTTTGATCACTATCCTTATCATTACCTTGGCCGGTGTTGTGGCGGAACTCACAATAACCATGATCCTCGGTCCGAGCGTGACCTACTCGATCTATCCAATCTTGGAAGTGGTGCGAACGATCCGGATAGGAGATTTTTTAGAACGTTTGGATACGTTCTATGTGATGGGGGTCATCACAACGATCTTTGTGAAGCTCTCCTTAATCCACTACATTTTCACAACCGGACTGAGCCATTGGTTTGGACTCCGGCACTACCGGCCAACCGTGTGGAGCGGGGCAGCAGTCGTATGGACGGGAAGCCTTTTTTTGATTCATAACAGTGTTAGCTTAATGAATTTTATCCTGTACACGGCGTGGGGATACTTTACGTTTACCGCAATGGTCATCCCTCTCCTGGCGGTCGTGGTGCAGTGGTGGCGACAACGTCGCGGACTGCACCAACAGTAA
- a CDS encoding cupin domain-containing protein: MGEVLGVAAEGKNYSVVHAGEFSALDQVKTKSPGKVFLKRALGLTGMEVSLNKIGPGQSAPFAHQHKNNEELYICIKGSGQFQVDGDVIDLREGTVVRVAPGGTRAWRNNSNEDLYMIVIQAPQGSLETWTGSDGIIVEGGVSWPEG; the protein is encoded by the coding sequence GTGGGCGAGGTGTTGGGTGTTGCGGCGGAAGGGAAAAACTACTCCGTCGTCCATGCGGGTGAGTTCAGTGCGTTGGATCAGGTCAAAACGAAAAGCCCGGGCAAGGTATTTTTGAAAAGGGCCCTCGGCCTCACGGGGATGGAAGTCTCTTTAAACAAGATCGGTCCCGGTCAGTCTGCTCCCTTTGCCCACCAACATAAAAACAATGAAGAGCTCTACATATGCATCAAAGGATCTGGCCAATTTCAGGTGGACGGGGATGTCATCGACCTGCGGGAGGGCACCGTGGTGCGCGTGGCTCCGGGCGGAACGCGAGCATGGCGGAACAACTCGAATGAAGATTTGTATATGATCGTCATCCAAGCGCCGCAAGGCAGCTTGGAGACCTGGACGGGTTCTGACGGGATTATCGTTGAAGGCGGGGTTTCTTGGCCGGAGGGATGA
- a CDS encoding alkaline phosphatase family protein: MPKRRMAAMLATGAAAMLAVTPMAVGAAPDWMDSFSNTTTPIKHVVVIFQENVSFDHYFGTYPNAANPPGEPAFTPKPGTPKVNGLTPYLLNHNPNAANPKRLDRSQAVTADMDHGYTAEQAAADGGAMDKFVESTGAGADKSIVMDYYDGNTVTALWNYAQNYAMSDNSFGTVYGPSTPGALNLIAGQTHGAIGYVDGKRVGDIPGKIAHGTLFSDIDPYYDKASSPKARMEMVGKNIGDLLNAKGITWGWFQGGFRDTQAQHANIAGNKVTDYNPHHEPFQYYRSTANPDHLPPTSVQMIGHTDRANHQYDLTDFWAAAEAGNLPAVSFLKAANYQDGHAGYSDPLDEQHFIVNTINRLQQLPEWNSTAVIISYDDSDGWYDHVMGPLVNGSNDPTYDVLFGKGDAGTPKLAPYLDRAGYGPRLPLLVISPYAKQNYVDHTLTDQSSILRFIEDNWKLGRIGDGSFDAVAGSLNGMFDFSHGPRVDKLFLDPETGEPVQTPPVQHAQQQGGPSGVTQGAAGESAGQNSGKAASASALTVPTLSGR; encoded by the coding sequence ATGCCCAAGCGCAGGATGGCCGCCATGTTGGCCACCGGAGCGGCGGCGATGTTAGCCGTGACGCCGATGGCCGTCGGCGCAGCCCCGGACTGGATGGACAGTTTTTCGAACACCACCACCCCCATCAAGCACGTCGTCGTCATTTTCCAGGAAAATGTCTCGTTTGATCATTATTTTGGCACCTATCCCAATGCCGCGAACCCGCCGGGTGAACCGGCCTTTACTCCGAAACCCGGCACGCCGAAGGTTAACGGCCTCACGCCGTATCTACTCAACCACAACCCGAACGCTGCCAACCCCAAGCGCCTCGACCGGTCCCAGGCCGTGACGGCAGATATGGACCACGGATACACGGCGGAACAGGCGGCCGCTGACGGCGGGGCCATGGACAAGTTCGTGGAATCTACCGGCGCCGGCGCGGATAAATCGATCGTCATGGATTACTACGACGGCAACACCGTCACGGCCCTGTGGAACTACGCCCAGAACTACGCCATGAGCGACAACTCTTTCGGGACGGTTTACGGACCTTCTACCCCCGGCGCCCTGAACCTTATCGCCGGACAAACCCACGGGGCCATCGGGTATGTGGACGGCAAGCGGGTCGGAGACATTCCGGGAAAAATCGCCCACGGCACGCTGTTCAGCGATATCGATCCGTACTATGACAAGGCGTCCAGCCCGAAAGCCCGGATGGAGATGGTGGGCAAGAATATCGGCGATCTGCTGAACGCCAAAGGTATTACCTGGGGATGGTTCCAAGGCGGATTTCGGGACACTCAAGCCCAGCATGCCAACATCGCCGGGAACAAAGTCACCGACTATAATCCCCATCACGAGCCGTTCCAATATTACCGGTCCACCGCGAACCCCGACCACCTGCCGCCGACCTCGGTACAGATGATCGGCCACACCGACCGGGCCAATCACCAGTACGATCTGACAGATTTCTGGGCAGCCGCCGAGGCCGGCAATCTTCCGGCGGTCAGCTTCTTGAAGGCGGCGAATTACCAGGACGGCCACGCCGGCTACTCCGATCCCTTGGATGAACAGCATTTTATCGTCAACACCATCAATCGGCTGCAGCAGCTGCCGGAATGGAACAGTACTGCGGTCATCATTTCCTATGACGACTCGGACGGCTGGTATGACCATGTGATGGGCCCCTTGGTCAACGGATCGAACGATCCTACGTACGATGTCCTCTTCGGGAAAGGGGATGCGGGTACACCGAAGCTGGCGCCGTACCTGGATCGGGCCGGTTATGGCCCCCGGTTGCCCCTCTTGGTGATCTCGCCCTATGCGAAGCAGAATTATGTCGACCACACCTTGACGGACCAATCCTCGATCCTGCGGTTTATCGAAGATAACTGGAAATTGGGGCGGATCGGAGACGGCTCCTTCGATGCGGTGGCCGGATCGTTGAACGGAATGTTCGACTTCAGCCACGGACCCCGAGTGGACAAGCTGTTCCTCGATCCGGAGACCGGGGAACCGGTGCAAACGCCCCCCGTCCAGCACGCGCAACAGCAAGGGGGACCCTCGGGCGTGACCCAGGGTGCAGCCGGTGAATCGGCCGGCCAGAACTCTGGCAAAGCCGCCTCGGCCTCGGCCCTCACAGTTCCGACCCTCTCCGGCAGGTAA
- a CDS encoding dihydrodipicolinate synthase family protein — protein MQADRERERWMNHIFPGGFPALWCPPITHYREDGSLDVERIEGHLAWMSGWVSGFLVPGSTSDGWEMSEDEEDQWVDLALRVAEEKGLFLWIGVLRGRGDEAAARIRQWMDRLAPGGAEDLMKRRIAGFAVCPPRGPGVTQDRVYDDLRQVAETGAPLCFYQIPQVTQSRVEPETLGRLIEEFGNVLALKDSSGEDRCAASAEVRGHIRLMRGAEGDYLQWWAEAGGIYDGFLLSTANAFGEAYARMFDAWRKGDKEAAQDLSRRLTAVMEKAFGLAQTLGVSNAFAAANKLIDHFYAHGPGAVEISGPRVRGGQQIPTLALEETGKVLREYGLLPERGYWAK, from the coding sequence GTGCAAGCGGATCGTGAGCGGGAGCGGTGGATGAATCACATTTTCCCCGGAGGATTCCCCGCGTTGTGGTGCCCGCCCATCACCCATTATCGGGAGGACGGGTCCCTGGATGTGGAGCGGATCGAAGGGCATCTCGCGTGGATGTCCGGGTGGGTCTCCGGATTTTTGGTACCCGGGTCCACGAGTGATGGTTGGGAAATGTCAGAAGACGAAGAAGATCAGTGGGTTGACTTGGCTCTGCGGGTTGCCGAAGAAAAAGGTCTGTTTCTCTGGATCGGCGTCCTGCGGGGGAGGGGGGACGAAGCGGCGGCGCGCATCCGGCAATGGATGGACCGCTTGGCTCCCGGGGGTGCCGAGGACCTGATGAAGCGCCGGATCGCCGGATTTGCCGTTTGTCCCCCAAGAGGTCCGGGTGTCACCCAGGATCGGGTTTATGATGACCTCCGGCAGGTGGCAGAAACCGGAGCCCCGCTTTGTTTTTACCAAATCCCCCAAGTGACCCAAAGTCGGGTGGAGCCCGAGACCCTCGGCCGCTTGATCGAAGAGTTCGGCAATGTTCTCGCCCTGAAAGACTCCAGTGGAGAAGACCGGTGTGCGGCGTCCGCTGAGGTACGGGGGCACATTCGGTTGATGAGGGGGGCCGAAGGGGATTACCTGCAGTGGTGGGCTGAGGCCGGCGGCATTTATGATGGGTTTTTGCTCAGCACCGCCAATGCCTTCGGCGAGGCGTACGCCCGGATGTTTGACGCCTGGCGCAAGGGAGACAAGGAGGCGGCCCAGGACCTGTCCCGGCGCCTGACGGCGGTGATGGAGAAGGCTTTCGGCCTCGCGCAAACACTGGGCGTGAGCAATGCGTTTGCGGCGGCGAACAAACTGATCGACCACTTTTACGCCCATGGCCCGGGCGCGGTAGAGATTTCCGGGCCCCGGGTGCGCGGCGGTCAGCAGATTCCCACTTTGGCCCTGGAGGAGACGGGGAAGGTGCTCAGGGAATACGGGCTGCTTCCGGAGCGGGGTTATTGGGCCAAGTGA